From Humisphaera borealis, the proteins below share one genomic window:
- a CDS encoding pectate lyase, whose protein sequence is MLRSLPTLCALMLVMTPTVRAADAPLQDQAAAAMEKAVKFFHGSVSSHGGYLYKYSADLAKREGEGVADIDTVWVQPPGTPAVGMAYLDAWERTKAPYLLAAAKDAGMCLVNGQLRSGGWTGWIHFGDADRKKFAYRVDPAPKAGGKKAFNVSTFDDDKTQSGVRFLARLDKALDFKDPKIHECVTTALDAILKAQFPNGAWAQGWEAFPDAADHPVKPAAYPADWPRKYPGGSYWWWYTFNDNTVHDTINTLLLATEIYGDTKYRESAIRAGKFMVLAQLPDPQPAWAQQYNFNMEPAWARKFEPAAITGGESQGVIESLMKLYVETGDRAFLAPIPKALEYLKKSRLPDGQLARFYELKTNKPLYFTKTYELTYDDGDLPTHYGFKVSSKLESLQKRFDEVSKLSPEKLAAKRTKKRDSATPPLALEKAVKEVIAGQDDRGAWVTDGSLKYHKNDGTRRVIESETFIKNLATLSLYLDQRAHQKAE, encoded by the coding sequence CGTCAAGTTCTTCCACGGTTCGGTCTCGAGCCATGGCGGGTATCTCTACAAGTACAGTGCGGACCTGGCGAAGCGCGAAGGGGAAGGCGTCGCCGACATCGACACGGTCTGGGTGCAGCCGCCCGGCACGCCTGCCGTCGGGATGGCTTATCTCGACGCGTGGGAGCGGACCAAGGCCCCCTACTTGCTCGCCGCGGCCAAAGACGCCGGCATGTGCCTGGTCAACGGGCAGCTTCGTTCCGGCGGATGGACCGGCTGGATCCACTTCGGCGACGCCGACCGCAAGAAGTTCGCCTACCGCGTTGACCCTGCCCCCAAGGCCGGCGGGAAGAAGGCGTTCAATGTTTCGACGTTTGACGACGATAAAACGCAGTCCGGCGTCCGCTTTCTCGCCCGGCTCGACAAGGCACTCGACTTCAAGGACCCGAAGATCCACGAATGCGTCACGACAGCGCTCGATGCGATTCTGAAGGCACAGTTCCCCAACGGGGCCTGGGCACAGGGGTGGGAAGCCTTCCCCGATGCCGCCGACCATCCCGTCAAACCGGCCGCCTATCCCGCCGACTGGCCGCGGAAGTATCCCGGCGGTTCGTATTGGTGGTGGTACACCTTTAACGACAACACGGTCCACGACACGATCAACACGCTGCTACTGGCGACTGAAATCTACGGCGATACGAAGTACCGTGAATCGGCGATTCGTGCCGGAAAGTTCATGGTCCTGGCTCAGCTCCCCGACCCGCAACCGGCCTGGGCACAGCAGTACAACTTCAACATGGAACCCGCCTGGGCCAGAAAGTTCGAGCCGGCGGCGATTACGGGCGGCGAATCACAAGGGGTCATCGAATCACTGATGAAGCTTTACGTCGAGACCGGCGACCGGGCCTTTCTCGCACCGATTCCCAAGGCACTGGAGTATCTCAAGAAGTCCCGCCTGCCCGACGGCCAACTCGCACGGTTCTATGAACTTAAGACAAACAAGCCGCTCTATTTCACGAAGACATACGAGCTGACCTACGACGACGGCGACCTGCCGACGCACTATGGTTTCAAAGTGTCGAGCAAGCTGGAATCGCTGCAGAAGAGGTTCGACGAGGTGTCGAAGTTGTCGCCTGAAAAGCTCGCCGCAAAACGGACAAAGAAGCGCGATTCGGCGACCCCGCCTCTGGCTTTGGAGAAGGCTGTAAAGGAGGTTATTGCCGGCCAGGACGACCGCGGCGCGTGGGTCACTGACGGGTCGCTGAAGTATCACAAGAACGACGGCACCCGCCGGGTCATAGAAAGTGAGACGTTTATCAAGAATCTTGCAACATTGAGCCTTTATCTCGACCAACGGGCTCATCAGAAAGCGGAATAG
- a CDS encoding type II secretion system protein, translating into MSSRRLIRRRSSRQAFTLVELLVVIGIIGLLVSILLPAVNRAREAAKTTVCASNLRQIGVAMNAYILDQRTLPPGKADAGGTIWPKGIFWSSHLVATKFISAPTGPGASKDHIFHCPSGSDEDFTFSGFSATSPRDPQNRGFIRVPEPSAAAAVQTWYALNCQVAENGGGKTSASNAVPFIWVKPTDNANFADGAYTRGRGVIKYADRLVMAFDGNAYNWNQIAGSVGQISRVSARHGSATNNGLDGFFNCLFFDGHVALLPSEPYTLRGLRAEPGVTIFHLNDQK; encoded by the coding sequence ATGTCAAGTCGTCGTTTGATTCGTCGTCGTTCGAGCCGCCAGGCGTTCACGCTGGTCGAACTCCTGGTTGTGATCGGCATCATCGGGCTGCTGGTCTCGATTCTGCTGCCGGCAGTCAATCGAGCCCGCGAGGCCGCCAAGACCACGGTTTGCGCGAGCAACCTGCGGCAGATCGGCGTCGCGATGAACGCGTACATCCTGGATCAGCGGACACTTCCGCCCGGGAAGGCCGACGCCGGCGGCACCATCTGGCCCAAGGGAATCTTCTGGTCCAGTCACCTGGTTGCCACCAAGTTCATCTCGGCACCGACGGGTCCGGGCGCTTCCAAGGACCACATTTTCCATTGCCCCAGCGGCAGCGATGAAGACTTCACCTTCAGTGGCTTCAGCGCAACCTCGCCGAGAGACCCGCAGAACCGAGGTTTTATCCGGGTACCCGAACCGTCGGCCGCGGCGGCCGTTCAAACCTGGTACGCCCTGAATTGCCAGGTCGCCGAGAACGGCGGGGGCAAGACGTCAGCGTCGAACGCCGTTCCGTTTATCTGGGTGAAGCCCACCGACAACGCCAACTTTGCCGACGGTGCTTACACGCGCGGCCGTGGCGTCATCAAATACGCCGACCGCCTGGTCATGGCGTTCGACGGCAACGCCTACAACTGGAACCAGATCGCAGGCTCTGTCGGCCAGATCTCGCGCGTCAGCGCCCGACACGGCAGCGCGACCAACAACGGCCTCGACGGCTTCTTCAATTGCCTGTTCTTTGACGGCCACGTGGCACTGCTTCCGTCCGAACCGTACACCCTGCGCGGACTTCGCGCCGAACCGGGCGTGACGATTTTCCATCTCAACGATCAGAAGTAG
- a CDS encoding OsmC family protein, which produces MPTRTADAVWNGGLVEGTGTLKTGSGALNLPYTWKARAEDGAGTNPEELIAAAHAGCYSMAFSHILGGAGFKSKTIQTTAKVAFEKQGDGFAITKIDLVTTAEIPGIDDATFQKLATMAKEGCPVSKALSATPISLSATLKK; this is translated from the coding sequence ATGCCCACACGCACAGCCGACGCCGTTTGGAATGGGGGCCTCGTCGAAGGCACCGGGACGCTCAAGACCGGCAGCGGCGCCCTGAACCTGCCCTATACCTGGAAGGCCCGCGCCGAGGACGGTGCCGGCACCAACCCCGAAGAACTCATCGCCGCCGCCCACGCCGGCTGCTATTCGATGGCGTTCTCGCACATCCTCGGTGGCGCGGGGTTCAAATCGAAGACCATCCAGACGACCGCAAAGGTTGCATTCGAGAAGCAGGGAGACGGCTTTGCGATCACCAAAATCGACCTGGTGACGACCGCCGAGATCCCCGGTATCGACGATGCCACCTTCCAGAAGCTCGCGACGATGGCCAAGGAAGGCTGCCCCGTCTCCAAAGCCCTGTCGGCAACGCCGATCTCGCTGAGCGCGACGCTGAAGAAGTGA
- the gpmI gene encoding 2,3-bisphosphoglycerate-independent phosphoglycerate mutase — protein sequence MPPVTQVAKRPAVLVIRDGWGRNPFPQWNDSNAVFLARHPVADRILAEYPSTLIATSGFDVGLPEGTMGNSEVGHQNIGAGRIVDQESVRITKQVRNGEFFSNHVLNEALDFAVDNAGRVHLFGIVSDAGVHGLLEHLYGCLELCKRRGLSGDRVFLHAFTDGRDTSPNSGVGYVQQIEAKMAEIGVGRVATVSGRYWAMDRDNRWARVEKAYRAIVFGEGPKFLSADEAIRHYYANPTEANMTGDEFITPSVITGTHGDKPLAKVSDGDAVIFYNYRGDRPREISKAFVLEQFPFEAEGKTMGFDRGGKLNVYFATMTAYESGLPVHVAYPKPPKMNNILAEYLSNLGLKQFRCAETEKFPHVTFFFNDYRNEPFPGEDRQIVPSATDVSTYDQKPEMSAYGICDEVVSRINSGVYDLVVVNFANGDMVGHTGVLAAAIKACEHVDVCVGRILDAVKKQDGVAIVLADHGNAEQMIDPATGGPHTAHTTYPVELVVVDDRAKGKKLREGGRLADVAPTVLDMMGLPKPAEMTGVSLIA from the coding sequence GTGCCCCCCGTAACTCAGGTTGCCAAGCGTCCCGCTGTCCTGGTCATCCGCGACGGCTGGGGTCGTAATCCGTTCCCGCAGTGGAACGATTCCAACGCCGTTTTTCTCGCGAGGCACCCCGTCGCCGACCGAATCCTCGCCGAGTACCCCAGCACGCTCATCGCCACCAGCGGTTTTGACGTTGGCCTGCCCGAGGGCACCATGGGCAACAGCGAGGTGGGACATCAGAACATCGGTGCCGGGCGCATCGTGGACCAGGAGTCCGTCCGGATCACCAAGCAGGTTCGCAACGGGGAGTTCTTCAGCAATCACGTCCTGAACGAGGCGCTCGACTTCGCCGTCGATAACGCCGGCCGTGTTCATCTCTTCGGCATCGTTTCCGATGCCGGGGTTCATGGCCTGCTCGAGCACCTCTACGGTTGCCTGGAACTGTGCAAGCGTCGGGGGTTGTCCGGCGACCGCGTCTTCCTGCACGCGTTCACCGACGGCCGCGACACTTCACCCAACAGCGGTGTCGGGTACGTTCAGCAGATCGAGGCGAAGATGGCCGAGATCGGTGTCGGACGAGTGGCGACGGTGTCCGGCCGTTACTGGGCGATGGACCGTGACAACCGCTGGGCACGCGTCGAAAAGGCATACCGTGCGATTGTTTTCGGCGAAGGCCCCAAATTCCTCTCTGCCGACGAAGCGATCAGGCATTACTACGCGAACCCCACCGAAGCCAACATGACCGGCGACGAGTTCATTACGCCGTCGGTTATCACCGGCACGCATGGCGACAAACCGCTCGCCAAGGTCTCTGACGGTGACGCCGTCATCTTTTACAACTACCGCGGCGACCGCCCGCGCGAGATCAGCAAGGCGTTCGTGCTCGAGCAGTTTCCGTTCGAAGCGGAAGGCAAGACCATGGGGTTTGATCGAGGCGGCAAGCTGAATGTTTACTTCGCCACGATGACCGCGTACGAGTCCGGCCTGCCGGTGCACGTGGCCTACCCCAAGCCGCCGAAGATGAACAACATCCTGGCGGAGTACCTCTCGAACCTCGGCCTCAAGCAGTTCCGTTGTGCCGAGACCGAGAAGTTTCCGCACGTCACCTTCTTCTTCAACGACTACCGCAACGAACCGTTTCCCGGCGAAGACCGGCAGATCGTGCCGAGCGCCACGGACGTCAGCACGTACGACCAGAAGCCGGAGATGAGCGCCTACGGCATCTGCGATGAAGTCGTCAGCCGCATCAACAGCGGGGTCTACGACCTGGTCGTGGTGAACTTCGCCAACGGCGATATGGTCGGCCATACCGGCGTGCTGGCGGCGGCCATCAAGGCGTGCGAGCACGTCGATGTGTGCGTCGGTCGCATCCTCGATGCGGTCAAAAAGCAGGACGGCGTGGCGATCGTGCTGGCCGACCATGGCAACGCCGAGCAGATGATCGACCCCGCCACCGGTGGCCCCCACACGGCCCACACGACCTACCCCGTTGAGCTGGTCGTGGTCGATGACCGGGCCAAGGGCAAGAAACTCCGCGAAGGCGGCCGGCTCGCCGACGTCGCACCGACCGTGCTCGACATGATGGGACTGCCCAAGCCGGCGGAGATGACCGGTGTGTCGCTGATCGCTTGA
- the pilO gene encoding type 4a pilus biogenesis protein PilO — MSTEKSPLNPEQRSYSRKAIAIGITVCVAISAGGYFVGIAPALAGLVERRGQERELADRKTRSAELATELRDTRQRLVAANKELAELPLRLEPASAVNRRINLLAGVAGEAKVTLNEIQPQSAVDGQHYQTVPIRVVGAGSYPACAAFLHALRERFPDTTVQSFDLQNAAPSRDANVATFRMELAWHTSPAGK; from the coding sequence ATGAGCACCGAAAAGTCTCCTCTCAACCCCGAGCAGCGTTCGTATTCCCGCAAGGCGATTGCGATTGGTATCACAGTCTGCGTCGCGATCTCGGCCGGTGGGTACTTTGTTGGCATCGCCCCGGCATTGGCCGGACTCGTCGAACGCCGGGGCCAGGAGCGCGAACTGGCCGACCGCAAGACGCGATCTGCCGAGCTCGCGACCGAACTCCGTGACACGCGACAGCGGCTCGTCGCGGCCAACAAGGAACTGGCCGAGCTGCCGCTGCGGCTGGAACCGGCCTCGGCGGTCAATCGCCGGATCAATCTGCTGGCGGGTGTCGCGGGGGAGGCAAAGGTCACGCTCAACGAGATCCAGCCACAGTCGGCCGTTGACGGCCAGCACTACCAGACCGTCCCCATTCGGGTCGTCGGCGCCGGGAGTTATCCCGCGTGCGCCGCATTCCTGCACGCCCTGCGCGAGCGATTCCCGGACACCACCGTTCAGTCCTTCGATCTGCAGAACGCCGCCCCCTCCCGCGATGCCAACGTCGCCACCTTCCGAATGGAACTCGCCTGGCACACAAGCCCGGCGGGGAAATAG
- a CDS encoding PilN domain-containing protein yields the protein MQALNLIPFHRLESRRRRSLRRGWVVGCACYGALVAAAGAAALAIDTHSGSDLQARLQTAGTEVDRASAEVAGFRTELDRVQSLLRSSRAIAEQPDWSSLLALMATKAGQDVTLKGCSVRPRQVPSPTAGVPKPASPSSPKSVKPAAIDPTLLVNVAGLGASQAAVSQFALRLEGTGLFGRVTLLDTTREPFADKQLVSFRIECTLAEPGKPAAARPTDSTANIAGGDR from the coding sequence ATGCAGGCATTGAACCTCATTCCCTTCCATCGGCTGGAAAGCCGTCGCCGGCGCTCCCTGCGCCGCGGCTGGGTCGTTGGGTGCGCCTGTTACGGCGCGCTGGTCGCCGCCGCCGGGGCGGCGGCGCTGGCGATCGATACCCATTCCGGTTCCGACCTTCAGGCCCGCTTGCAGACGGCGGGCACCGAAGTGGACCGCGCCTCGGCCGAGGTGGCAGGCTTCAGAACCGAACTGGATCGCGTGCAATCCCTGCTTCGATCCAGTCGCGCCATTGCCGAGCAGCCCGACTGGAGTTCACTCCTGGCACTGATGGCAACCAAGGCAGGGCAGGACGTCACGCTAAAGGGTTGCTCCGTGCGGCCGCGGCAAGTGCCGTCCCCTACCGCGGGGGTGCCAAAACCGGCGTCACCGTCGTCACCGAAGTCGGTCAAGCCGGCGGCCATCGATCCGACGCTGCTGGTGAACGTCGCGGGGCTGGGTGCGTCTCAGGCGGCCGTGTCGCAGTTCGCGCTGCGGTTGGAGGGGACCGGTCTGTTCGGGCGGGTGACGCTGCTCGATACGACGCGGGAACCGTTCGCCGACAAGCAGCTGGTTTCGTTCCGCATTGAGTGCACGCTGGCCGAGCCCGGTAAGCCCGCCGCCGCCAGGCCGACCGACAGCACCGCCAACATCGCCGGAGGAGATCGATGA
- the pilM gene encoding pilus assembly protein PilM encodes MFASFFTTLGGLPGRAAARLAIGVDVGTKSIKAVQVERGANGIAKVVAAMCRPRGAIGPLTADEVVGLADAVRQAGFVGSSAVFAAPPADAIISTIELPPRSSNAPLDQLARMEMARNTRIAPDSFELAWWEMPPGARNSRGTHAMAVAVPHAKADSLLDTVEPGGFDVAALDLEPTALSRACATALSPTGITAILDLGNGPATLTLVHGRTITFNRRLPEVAAGALQEELCRRLAIEADVAEFLLAEIGVGTGPRAQSGDADDAVELPDEGRREVNGFVDAMTKELALSFDYAGHLYPDAPVSRLLLTGGGAAMAGLVEKLSAALSVEVRRVAPATLVTCDPGLLSVCSSPAMTLALGLAMREPA; translated from the coding sequence ATGTTCGCATCATTCTTCACCACCCTCGGCGGACTTCCCGGTCGCGCGGCCGCCAGGCTTGCGATCGGGGTCGACGTCGGTACGAAGTCAATCAAGGCCGTCCAGGTCGAACGGGGTGCCAACGGAATTGCAAAGGTCGTCGCGGCGATGTGCCGGCCGCGCGGCGCGATCGGCCCGCTGACCGCGGACGAGGTTGTCGGCCTTGCCGATGCCGTGCGGCAGGCGGGGTTCGTTGGCAGCTCGGCCGTTTTCGCGGCACCGCCTGCCGATGCGATCATCAGCACGATCGAGCTTCCGCCGCGCAGCAGCAATGCACCGCTCGATCAGCTTGCCCGAATGGAAATGGCGCGCAATACGCGAATCGCGCCGGATTCCTTCGAACTGGCCTGGTGGGAAATGCCCCCCGGCGCGAGAAACAGCCGGGGCACGCACGCGATGGCGGTTGCCGTTCCGCACGCCAAGGCCGATAGCCTGCTGGATACGGTCGAGCCCGGCGGTTTCGACGTTGCCGCGCTTGACCTGGAACCGACCGCACTGTCGCGGGCCTGCGCGACCGCTCTAAGCCCCACAGGGATCACGGCGATCCTCGATCTGGGCAACGGGCCCGCGACCCTCACGCTCGTGCACGGCCGGACCATCACGTTCAATCGCCGACTCCCCGAAGTGGCCGCCGGGGCACTTCAGGAAGAATTGTGCCGCCGACTGGCGATCGAGGCGGACGTCGCTGAGTTTCTTCTGGCGGAGATCGGTGTGGGTACCGGCCCGCGTGCGCAGTCGGGCGACGCCGACGATGCCGTCGAACTTCCGGACGAGGGACGTCGGGAGGTCAACGGGTTTGTCGACGCCATGACGAAAGAGCTCGCACTCTCTTTCGACTATGCCGGCCACCTTTATCCCGATGCCCCTGTCAGCCGATTGCTGCTGACGGGTGGCGGTGCGGCAATGGCCGGCCTGGTGGAAAAGCTTTCGGCTGCGTTGTCGGTTGAGGTCAGGCGAGTTGCGCCGGCCACGCTGGTGACATGTGATCCCGGCCTCCTGTCGGTCTGTTCGTCGCCGGCGATGACGCTGGCGTTGGGACTGGCGATGCGGGAGCCGGCTTAA
- a CDS encoding type II secretion system F family protein: MKLAYEAFDNGGKKLSGTVEAASILDATESLRRQGLFVATIAPASSGSAGPMTSSAPASGRIRMGTGRKLKNLAMFTRQLAVLVASGTALVDALGALERQSKDAAWRSVVSSLRAKVEEGTPLSEAMAAYPHIFDAVARSLIAAGEAGGIFDVMLDRLAVLSKKSLHVRQAVVGALIYPTLLIFISINVLCLMLLFVLPRFTGLFESLDAPLPSTTKMLMHISEALRNYWWVLILVVVGAFFSARYWIRTPSGKRIFHGALVRAPMINNVTRSFAIARITRVLGTLLNGRVPMLEALALARQSCSNVHFADLVARAEEAVTRGSPMSSAFAESDLVTPSIVESMRSGEASGQVATLMLNISDFLDEENEVVVKSLTSILEPVILIGLGILVGFIAISMFLPLFDLTSAAQGGH; the protein is encoded by the coding sequence ATGAAGCTCGCTTACGAAGCCTTCGATAACGGCGGCAAGAAGCTCAGCGGCACCGTCGAGGCCGCGTCAATCCTGGACGCGACGGAAAGCCTTCGCCGGCAGGGACTGTTCGTCGCGACGATCGCACCGGCCTCGTCCGGCAGTGCGGGTCCGATGACGAGTTCCGCGCCGGCCAGCGGCAGGATCCGCATGGGCACGGGGCGGAAGCTCAAGAACCTGGCGATGTTCACGCGGCAGCTGGCGGTGCTGGTTGCTTCGGGCACCGCGCTGGTCGATGCGCTGGGCGCATTGGAACGTCAGAGCAAGGACGCCGCCTGGCGGAGCGTCGTGTCGTCGCTGCGGGCCAAGGTGGAAGAGGGTACGCCGCTCTCGGAGGCAATGGCTGCCTATCCCCACATTTTTGACGCCGTCGCACGCAGCCTGATCGCCGCTGGCGAGGCCGGTGGAATCTTCGATGTCATGCTCGATCGGCTGGCGGTGCTGAGCAAGAAGTCCCTGCACGTCCGACAGGCAGTTGTCGGCGCGCTCATCTACCCTACGCTCCTGATCTTCATCTCGATCAACGTCCTGTGCCTCATGCTGCTGTTCGTGCTGCCCCGATTCACCGGGCTGTTCGAGTCGCTCGACGCGCCGCTTCCGTCGACGACGAAGATGCTCATGCACATCAGCGAGGCGCTGCGGAACTACTGGTGGGTGCTGATTCTCGTAGTGGTCGGCGCGTTCTTCAGCGCCCGTTACTGGATTCGAACGCCTTCCGGCAAGCGCATCTTCCATGGCGCACTGGTGCGGGCGCCGATGATCAACAATGTCACCCGGTCTTTCGCGATCGCACGCATCACCCGGGTGCTCGGAACACTGCTCAACGGCCGCGTTCCGATGCTCGAAGCGCTGGCCTTGGCCCGCCAGAGCTGTTCGAACGTTCACTTCGCCGATCTGGTGGCCAGAGCCGAAGAGGCGGTCACGCGCGGGTCGCCGATGAGCAGTGCCTTCGCCGAGAGCGACCTGGTCACGCCGTCGATTGTCGAATCCATGCGCAGCGGCGAGGCCAGCGGACAGGTCGCGACCTTGATGCTCAACATCTCCGACTTCCTTGACGAGGAGAATGAGGTGGTCGTCAAGTCGCTCACGAGCATTCTCGAGCCGGTCATCCTGATCGGCCTGGGCATCCTTGTCGGCTTCATCGCGATCAGCATGTTCCTGCCTCTGTTCGACCTCACCAGCGCCGCACAGGGAGGCCACTGA
- a CDS encoding GspE/PulE family protein, whose translation MSQSAPQSSPVTPASAAAGGGAPSPGTPGRRVRLGEALVLEGVLTQEQLARALAQQKNSGRLLGEMLVEQNVISGAHLVQVLARTLGVKGVQLRHGLIDPTLFKLFGAEEAERLLAIPMFKVHGTLTVAMTDPQNLPKIDRIRQLTNCRVRTVLAIEANIKEFIKKYAAGETSIDAFLTSLSEQDVEVVDRESVDEGPTTDLDKMVAGSPIINLVNVALLTAIRDKASDIHIEPDKKGSRIRYRIDGVLRDLMKPPAGMHAAIVSRIKVIGKMDVAEKRLPQEGRVHIVAEGREIDLRVSSMPTLLGEKLVLRILDKANLKVRLDELGFRPEALASFRRMLEKPHGLVLVTGPTGSGKTTTLYSALDLVRSPELNIVTIEDPVEYQLDLVNQTHVHDQIGLSFAKALRSILRQDPDVIMVGEIRDQETAHVAVQAALTGHLVLATLHTNDAVGAVARLLDMGIEPYLLSSALNGVVAQRLARSICPSCATKYYPSEKELADAGLADKVGRAFRKGGGCQSCHDSGFQSRFGVYEVMEVTPELRRMVHKACPSHELRAEFRKWGGRTLREEGVAAALDGQSSLEEVLRVTTNEDADAHEEGAAKDKIAKDAATAAAAVLKEAA comes from the coding sequence GTGTCCCAATCGGCTCCCCAATCTTCACCTGTCACACCCGCCTCGGCGGCGGCCGGCGGCGGCGCGCCAAGTCCCGGAACGCCCGGCCGCCGTGTGCGCCTCGGCGAAGCACTCGTACTTGAAGGGGTGCTGACCCAGGAGCAGCTGGCCAGGGCTCTAGCCCAGCAGAAGAACAGCGGTCGCCTGCTCGGGGAAATGCTCGTCGAGCAGAACGTCATCAGCGGCGCGCACCTCGTGCAGGTTCTGGCCCGAACGCTCGGTGTCAAAGGCGTGCAGCTTCGCCACGGGCTGATCGACCCGACGTTGTTCAAGCTCTTCGGCGCTGAAGAGGCCGAGCGACTGCTGGCGATCCCGATGTTCAAGGTGCACGGCACCCTGACCGTCGCGATGACAGATCCGCAGAATCTGCCGAAAATCGACCGCATCCGGCAACTCACCAATTGCCGCGTTCGAACGGTGCTGGCGATCGAAGCCAACATCAAGGAGTTCATCAAGAAGTACGCGGCCGGCGAAACCAGCATCGACGCGTTCCTGACGAGCCTCAGTGAGCAGGACGTCGAAGTCGTGGACCGCGAGAGCGTGGATGAAGGGCCGACCACAGACCTCGACAAGATGGTCGCCGGCTCGCCGATCATCAACCTGGTGAACGTCGCGCTGCTGACCGCGATTCGCGACAAGGCGAGCGATATCCATATCGAGCCCGACAAGAAGGGAAGTCGGATTCGCTACCGGATCGACGGCGTTCTGCGCGACCTCATGAAGCCGCCGGCCGGCATGCACGCGGCGATCGTGTCGCGCATCAAGGTCATCGGGAAGATGGATGTCGCCGAGAAGCGCCTGCCGCAGGAAGGCCGGGTGCACATCGTCGCCGAGGGGCGGGAAATCGACCTGCGCGTCAGTTCGATGCCCACGCTGCTCGGCGAGAAGCTCGTGCTGCGCATTCTCGACAAGGCCAACCTGAAGGTACGCCTGGATGAACTGGGCTTCCGACCCGAGGCGCTGGCGTCATTCCGCCGAATGCTCGAAAAGCCGCACGGCCTGGTGCTGGTGACGGGCCCGACCGGCAGCGGCAAGACGACGACGCTCTACAGCGCACTCGACCTTGTCCGCAGTCCGGAACTCAACATCGTCACGATCGAAGACCCCGTCGAATACCAGCTCGACCTTGTCAACCAGACCCACGTCCACGACCAGATTGGTTTGTCGTTCGCCAAGGCGCTGCGCAGCATTCTACGGCAGGACCCGGATGTCATCATGGTCGGCGAAATCCGCGATCAGGAGACGGCGCATGTGGCCGTTCAGGCCGCGCTGACCGGGCACCTCGTGCTCGCGACGCTGCACACGAACGATGCCGTCGGTGCCGTGGCGCGACTGCTCGACATGGGCATTGAACCCTACCTGCTTAGCAGCGCGCTCAACGGCGTCGTCGCGCAGCGACTGGCCCGCAGCATCTGTCCGTCCTGCGCCACCAAGTACTACCCGAGCGAGAAGGAACTCGCAGACGCAGGACTGGCCGACAAGGTCGGCCGCGCGTTCCGTAAAGGTGGCGGTTGTCAGTCGTGCCATGACAGTGGGTTCCAGAGCCGGTTTGGCGTGTACGAGGTGATGGAAGTCACCCCGGAACTTCGCCGGATGGTGCACAAGGCCTGCCCGTCGCACGAGCTTCGGGCCGAGTTCCGCAAGTGGGGCGGAAGGACACTGCGAGAGGAAGGCGTCGCCGCGGCGCTCGACGGGCAAAGCAGCCTTGAGGAAGTCCTCCGCGTGACAACCAACGAAGACGCCGATGCCCACGAAGAGGGCGCGGCCAAGGACAAGATCGCCAAAGACGCCGCGACTGCCGCCGCCGCTGTTCTCAAGGAGGCCGCATGA
- a CDS encoding STAS domain-containing protein, translating to MPLQKMKISEQRQGAVIVLKPDGALVEQDCALFRGRMNEAMTTSLGRFVVDMSAVPFVDSKGLETLVELTEELGKSGQALRLCSANKTIREVLELTELTPLFEHFEDANTAVRSFL from the coding sequence GTGCCCCTACAAAAAATGAAGATCTCCGAACAACGCCAGGGTGCCGTCATTGTCCTCAAGCCCGATGGGGCTTTGGTGGAGCAGGACTGCGCCCTGTTTCGCGGCCGCATGAACGAGGCGATGACGACCAGCCTCGGGCGCTTTGTGGTCGACATGTCGGCCGTTCCTTTCGTCGACAGCAAGGGCCTGGAGACGCTGGTGGAACTGACGGAAGAGCTCGGCAAGTCCGGCCAGGCTCTTCGACTTTGCTCGGCCAACAAGACGATCCGCGAAGTGCTCGAACTGACCGAACTGACGCCGCTGTTCGAGCATTTTGAGGATGCCAACACGGCGGTTCGAAGCTTCCTGTAG